From the genome of Manduca sexta isolate Smith_Timp_Sample1 chromosome 14, JHU_Msex_v1.0, whole genome shotgun sequence, one region includes:
- the LOC115456094 gene encoding tRNA N(3)-methylcytidine methyltransferase METTL2 isoform X2, which yields MDESSAEKRPQFGNRFLENADEVFKHNAWDNVQWDEEQENLAKEKVKLNSQVNFSEGDIKSLEDEADKHWDAFYDIHQNRFFKDRHWLFTEFPELAPDNTSAPVRVFNESDEKQSENKPQNEPKPTDGNTKRQIFEIGCGVGNTIFPILQYSRDSNLFIYGCDFSSKAIEIMKQNELYDTNRCEVFVLDATEQKWNVPFEENSLDIIVLIFVLSAIDPSKMPTVINNIKKYLKPGGLVVFRDYGLYDLAQLRFKKGRCISDNFYARGDNTRVYFFTQEEIRSLFKNEGFLEEQNLIDRRLQVNRGKMLTMYRVWIQAKYRKPL from the exons ATGGACGAATCATCAGCAGAAAAAAGGCCACAATTTGGTAACAGATTTCTAGAAAATGCTGACGAAGTATTCAAGCATAATGCGTG GGACAATGTCCAGTGGGATGAAGAACAAGAAAACCTGGCCAAGGAAAAGGTGAAACTGAATTCGCAAGTAAATTTCTCTGAAGGTGACATAAAATCACTAGAAGACGAAGCTGACAAACATTGGGATGCATTTTATGACATACATCAAAATAG GTTCTTCAAAGACCGTCACTGGCTGTTCACTGAGTTTCCAGAATTAGCTCCAGATAATACATCAGCACCAGTAAGGGTATTTAACGAGTCAGATGAAAAACAATCAGAAAATAAACCCCAAAATGAACCAAAACCCACAGATGGCAACACTAAACggcaaatatttgaaattggatGTGGCGTTGGCAACACCATTTTTCCTATTTTACAATACAGTAGagattctaatttatttatttatggatgTGACTTTTCATCAAAGGCAATAGAAATCATGAAACAGAATGAATTGTATGACACAAATAGATGTGAAGTGTTTGTTTTGGATGCTACTGAACAGAAATGGAATGTGCCATTTGAAGAGAATTCACTTGacattattgttttgatatttgttcTGTCAGCTATTGACCCTtcaaa GATGCCAACTGTCATTAACAACATAAAGAAGTACTTGAAGCCAGGAGGACTTGTAGTTTTTCGCGACTACGGCTTGTACGACTTGGCACAACTTAGATTCAAGAAAGGGAGATGCATCTCAGATAATTTTTATGCAAGGGGTGACAACACAAGGGTATATTTCTTCACACAAGAAGAAATCAgaagtttgtttaaaaatgagGGGTTTTTAGAAGAACAGAATTTAATTGATAGAAGACTTCAAGTGAACAGAGGGAAAATGTTGACCATGTACAGAGTGTGGATACAAGCTAAATACAGAaaacctttataa
- the LOC115456094 gene encoding methyltransferase-like protein isoform X1, which produces MLTKYSSIMRGTVFTTIKCFKRHKNVDIRELEETRHRKKPAMGSRHLPDKKLVYLFNAWDNVQWDEEQENLAKEKVKLNSQVNFSEGDIKSLEDEADKHWDAFYDIHQNRFFKDRHWLFTEFPELAPDNTSAPVRVFNESDEKQSENKPQNEPKPTDGNTKRQIFEIGCGVGNTIFPILQYSRDSNLFIYGCDFSSKAIEIMKQNELYDTNRCEVFVLDATEQKWNVPFEENSLDIIVLIFVLSAIDPSKMPTVINNIKKYLKPGGLVVFRDYGLYDLAQLRFKKGRCISDNFYARGDNTRVYFFTQEEIRSLFKNEGFLEEQNLIDRRLQVNRGKMLTMYRVWIQAKYRKPL; this is translated from the exons ATGCTGACGAAGTATTCAAGCATAATGCGTGGTACCGTATTCACAACtatcaaatgttttaaaagacataaaaatgtagatataaGAGAATTAGAAGAAACGAGACATAGGAAAAAACCTGCTATGGGCTCTAGACATTTGCCCGACAAGAAATTAGTTTATCTATTTAATGCTTG GGACAATGTCCAGTGGGATGAAGAACAAGAAAACCTGGCCAAGGAAAAGGTGAAACTGAATTCGCAAGTAAATTTCTCTGAAGGTGACATAAAATCACTAGAAGACGAAGCTGACAAACATTGGGATGCATTTTATGACATACATCAAAATAG GTTCTTCAAAGACCGTCACTGGCTGTTCACTGAGTTTCCAGAATTAGCTCCAGATAATACATCAGCACCAGTAAGGGTATTTAACGAGTCAGATGAAAAACAATCAGAAAATAAACCCCAAAATGAACCAAAACCCACAGATGGCAACACTAAACggcaaatatttgaaattggatGTGGCGTTGGCAACACCATTTTTCCTATTTTACAATACAGTAGagattctaatttatttatttatggatgTGACTTTTCATCAAAGGCAATAGAAATCATGAAACAGAATGAATTGTATGACACAAATAGATGTGAAGTGTTTGTTTTGGATGCTACTGAACAGAAATGGAATGTGCCATTTGAAGAGAATTCACTTGacattattgttttgatatttgttcTGTCAGCTATTGACCCTtcaaa GATGCCAACTGTCATTAACAACATAAAGAAGTACTTGAAGCCAGGAGGACTTGTAGTTTTTCGCGACTACGGCTTGTACGACTTGGCACAACTTAGATTCAAGAAAGGGAGATGCATCTCAGATAATTTTTATGCAAGGGGTGACAACACAAGGGTATATTTCTTCACACAAGAAGAAATCAgaagtttgtttaaaaatgagGGGTTTTTAGAAGAACAGAATTTAATTGATAGAAGACTTCAAGTGAACAGAGGGAAAATGTTGACCATGTACAGAGTGTGGATACAAGCTAAATACAGAaaacctttataa